The Mesorhizobium sp. AR10 genome includes the window TTCAACACTGAGCGCTTCGAAGCCGTGCCACTGCTTTCCGACCTTGAAAGCGAACAGATTGGCGACAATCCGCCGTCGCTCGCCGATTTTCCGGAGGTGCGCCGAAGCGTCGTCAACTATGGGGTGCCGTCCTTCTCGGGCCGTTCATCCCGCGACTTCGATCGCGACACCCTGGCGCGCGAGATCCGCGCCGTGCTCGCCACGTTCGAGCCACGCCTCAAGGAGAGCGCGACAAAGGTCACCGTCAACCTTGGCGACAAACTGGGCCTGAAGATCGAGATCGACGCCGTGCTGATCATGACGCCGACGCCCGAACGCATGCGGCTTCGCACCATGATCAATCTCGACAACGGCATGGCGCGAACCGAGTTCAGGGAAGCCTGAGATGGATCGGGTCTTCGTCGAATATTACGAGGAGGAACTGACCCACATCCGCGGAC containing:
- the tssE gene encoding type VI secretion system baseplate subunit TssE, yielding MSASETRAKRPGTEKIPAGGSSRARSEAVQPSLWDRLVNDLPGLSSEIDGLKRALQEELGEDRLEELLTNGSRLIDADAVLTADQKRRLHRLAFQNRHRGELESRGIVVSASVLREAVRRDIEALFNTERFEAVPLLSDLESEQIGDNPPSLADFPEVRRSVVNYGVPSFSGRSSRDFDRDTLAREIRAVLATFEPRLKESATKVTVNLGDKLGLKIEIDAVLIMTPTPERMRLRTMINLDNGMARTEFREA